In a single window of the uncultured Dysgonomonas sp. genome:
- a CDS encoding family 16 glycoside hydrolase: protein MKKIYLLCLAYIYCLMAVCQTPVGRTVETIVADVLAQMPAQNAEQYNLLLNDLASTKEEGVFQLIKMINPPGKGSNAQVEYALNGLSYYVSAEGQDANRITVSNAYIKALDMTDNKDVKAFIIRQLQIVGKDEAIEKLSSFISDESLSGPACRALVSIKSDDAAKALLNALTTVANQKTKKDIIEAIAEMQIADAEGKLLAILSNDKDDDIRKATMYALSRCGSKASLKDLSLAAEKAGYAVDKSGATEAYIALLKRLLDKGDTKDVTKAANDLMKKAEKAGQRHTREAALQILMSANPGDALKLLQAALKEDDRNYRFAALNFASEFASGNMYKELLKTMQKAQPAVKTDITNWILQECADEKKKALIGSFATDIFIEQLGNNDMVLKNATIDVLVRIGGHKPILALADLLASDDKEVVSMAKNGLLSTNGNISAAIVPVMDKATNDGKVAALELLAARKASKYGDIVFGLLTSDSQDVKAAAYAALKDVSTSGNLSGLYGLLEKSDASFVSPVQQAIINSLSEYPADKQVTLVINQMDKTSLDKKYLYYPVLAATGDKQALKIISEGFKNSTGEAQEVAFRSLLDWKGIEAAKDLLAICKDSGLSAYFDRSLSGYIGLVSNPQIKAEERFGYLNNALSLARTTVQKKSILTQLGKTNVYPAMLAAGKYLDDTSVQQEAAQAVMTIALANKDFAGKNVEDLLNKVILVLNNPDAEYQKQAIRDHLSSLVPPKPFLLPDEEKKEGYLILFDGTTMDQWTGNVTDYILENGCISLHPSSAHGGNLYTKEEFSNFIFRFEFQLTPGANNGLGIRTPMEGDAAYVGMELQILDNEAPVYSNLAVYQYHGSVYGIIPAKRGYLKPVGEWNYQEVIANGDNIKITLNGTVILDGNIREATKNGIPDKKNHPGLFNKKGHIGFLGHGSPVKFKNIRIKNLK, encoded by the coding sequence ATGAAAAAGATATATTTATTATGTTTAGCTTATATATATTGTCTCATGGCTGTTTGCCAGACTCCGGTGGGGAGAACGGTTGAGACTATCGTTGCTGATGTTCTGGCACAGATGCCCGCTCAGAATGCGGAACAATACAATCTGCTGTTAAATGATCTGGCTTCGACAAAAGAAGAAGGTGTTTTTCAACTGATAAAAATGATAAACCCTCCCGGTAAAGGAAGCAATGCTCAGGTGGAATATGCCCTGAACGGGCTTTCCTACTATGTTTCTGCTGAGGGACAGGATGCAAATCGTATAACTGTTTCTAATGCTTATATAAAAGCATTGGATATGACTGATAATAAGGATGTCAAAGCCTTTATTATTCGTCAGCTCCAAATCGTAGGAAAAGATGAAGCTATAGAGAAGCTGTCGTCGTTTATTAGTGATGAATCTTTAAGTGGCCCGGCCTGCCGTGCATTGGTTTCGATCAAATCCGACGATGCGGCCAAGGCTCTGCTGAACGCTCTTACTACGGTGGCTAATCAAAAGACGAAAAAAGATATTATCGAAGCTATCGCTGAAATGCAAATAGCAGACGCGGAAGGAAAATTGCTTGCTATATTGAGCAATGATAAGGACGATGATATACGGAAAGCCACAATGTATGCTTTAAGCCGTTGCGGATCAAAGGCTTCTTTAAAAGATTTGTCCTTAGCTGCGGAGAAGGCGGGTTATGCGGTAGATAAATCAGGGGCGACAGAGGCTTACATCGCTCTGCTGAAAAGATTACTTGATAAGGGTGACACAAAAGATGTGACCAAGGCGGCGAATGATTTAATGAAAAAAGCTGAAAAAGCAGGTCAGAGACATACACGTGAAGCCGCTTTGCAAATACTGATGAGTGCCAATCCCGGCGATGCGTTAAAATTATTACAGGCTGCACTGAAAGAGGATGATAGGAATTATAGGTTTGCTGCTCTGAATTTTGCATCGGAATTTGCTTCCGGAAATATGTATAAAGAACTATTAAAGACGATGCAAAAAGCACAGCCGGCAGTAAAAACAGATATTACCAACTGGATTTTACAGGAGTGCGCAGATGAAAAGAAGAAAGCATTAATAGGTTCCTTCGCTACAGATATATTCATTGAGCAGTTAGGAAACAATGATATGGTACTGAAAAATGCGACGATAGATGTTTTGGTCAGAATCGGAGGGCATAAACCTATACTGGCTTTAGCGGATTTGCTGGCATCTGATGATAAAGAAGTTGTGTCGATGGCTAAAAATGGCCTGTTATCTACGAATGGAAATATCTCTGCTGCTATTGTTCCCGTAATGGATAAGGCGACCAATGACGGGAAAGTTGCCGCCTTGGAATTACTGGCAGCCCGAAAAGCATCGAAATATGGTGATATAGTATTCGGCTTATTGACATCGGATTCACAAGATGTAAAAGCGGCAGCCTATGCAGCGCTGAAAGATGTCAGTACCTCCGGTAACTTATCCGGTCTGTATGGATTGCTAGAGAAATCCGATGCATCTTTCGTTTCCCCGGTTCAGCAAGCTATAATAAATTCATTATCGGAATATCCTGCAGATAAGCAGGTGACTTTGGTTATTAACCAGATGGATAAAACTTCTTTAGATAAAAAATATCTGTATTATCCAGTCTTAGCCGCTACCGGAGATAAACAGGCTTTAAAAATAATATCCGAAGGCTTCAAAAATTCTACTGGCGAAGCTCAGGAAGTTGCTTTCCGTTCGTTGCTCGACTGGAAAGGTATTGAGGCTGCGAAAGACTTGTTGGCTATCTGTAAAGATTCCGGCTTGTCCGCTTATTTCGACCGTTCCTTGTCAGGATATATAGGGCTTGTCTCTAACCCTCAGATCAAGGCGGAAGAACGGTTTGGATATCTTAACAATGCCTTGTCGCTGGCCAGAACCACTGTGCAAAAGAAATCTATATTAACCCAGCTTGGTAAGACCAACGTATATCCCGCAATGCTGGCGGCAGGAAAATATCTAGATGACACGTCTGTGCAACAGGAAGCTGCCCAGGCTGTAATGACTATAGCTCTGGCCAATAAAGATTTTGCAGGGAAAAACGTAGAAGATTTATTAAATAAGGTCATCCTTGTTCTTAATAATCCGGATGCTGAATACCAGAAACAGGCTATTCGCGATCATCTGAGTAGTTTAGTTCCACCTAAACCTTTCCTACTACCGGATGAAGAAAAAAAGGAGGGGTATCTTATACTCTTTGACGGTACTACTATGGACCAGTGGACAGGTAATGTAACTGACTATATTTTGGAGAATGGTTGTATATCGCTGCATCCGAGCAGCGCTCACGGAGGAAATCTATATACGAAAGAAGAATTTTCCAACTTTATTTTCCGTTTCGAATTTCAGTTGACCCCTGGTGCCAATAATGGTTTGGGTATTCGTACCCCGATGGAAGGTGATGCCGCTTATGTGGGTATGGAACTACAAATTCTCGACAATGAAGCTCCTGTGTACAGCAATCTTGCCGTGTATCAGTACCATGGTTCGGTCTATGGTATTATTCCGGCCAAAAGAGGGTATCTGAAGCCTGTCGGAGAATGGAATTATCAGGAAGTTATCGCTAATGGCGACAACATAAAGATAACTCTTAACGGAACTGTTATCCTTGACGGAAATATAAGAGAAGCTACTAAAAACGGGATACCTGATAAGAAAAACCATCCGGGACTATTCAACAAAAAGGGGCATATAGGTTTTCTGGGACATGGTTCGCCTGTTAAGTTTAAAAACATAAGGATTAAGAATCTGAAATAA
- a CDS encoding Gfo/Idh/MocA family oxidoreductase — protein sequence MKTNRRNFLKTLGAFTALTIIPRQVLGNGYIAPSDQLTKGIIGTGNMGRGHLKYAGTRLVAVCDVDKKHLELGKNLVTDKIAAYHDFRDLIMDKNVDIVHIATPPHWHGIMSVEAAKAGKDIWCEKPMTRTIGEGKRVMEAVKQYGNMFRLNTWFRFKDNFYGLGTPVQPLKKLVQSGMLGWPLKVTISKHTGFDWKFFWVGKEYLEPQPVPEELDYDMWLGPAPYKPYNSHRVHSTFRGYWDYDGGGLGDMGQHYIDPVQYFLGKDHTSPVKVEVDAPQQHPDAIGVWRSITYTYDDGCQIVLWGGDYGNPDTPYISGPKGNVYKNFVCDIPDWEKKLADYPEPEAQVTDFIESVKTRKIFALNEQNGFRSATIVNMGLVALRLNRTLHFDPVKLEFINDEAANRLVDQPMRSPWNI from the coding sequence ATGAAAACTAACCGACGAAATTTTTTAAAAACTTTAGGGGCATTCACTGCTCTGACAATCATTCCCCGGCAAGTGCTGGGAAATGGCTATATAGCCCCCAGCGACCAACTGACTAAGGGCATAATTGGTACAGGAAATATGGGACGCGGGCATCTTAAATATGCTGGTACACGTTTAGTCGCAGTTTGCGATGTAGATAAGAAACACCTGGAATTAGGTAAAAACCTTGTCACAGACAAAATAGCGGCATATCATGATTTCAGGGATCTCATTATGGATAAAAATGTCGATATTGTCCATATAGCGACACCTCCGCACTGGCATGGTATCATGTCGGTAGAAGCTGCCAAAGCTGGAAAAGATATTTGGTGCGAAAAACCCATGACCCGTACTATAGGAGAGGGTAAAAGGGTGATGGAAGCTGTAAAACAATATGGAAACATGTTCCGGCTGAATACATGGTTTCGTTTCAAGGATAATTTTTATGGATTGGGAACCCCAGTCCAGCCATTAAAGAAGTTGGTACAGAGTGGTATGTTAGGCTGGCCGTTGAAAGTAACGATAAGTAAACATACAGGATTCGACTGGAAATTCTTTTGGGTAGGAAAGGAGTATCTCGAACCGCAACCTGTTCCTGAAGAACTGGATTATGACATGTGGCTCGGGCCCGCGCCGTACAAACCATATAACTCTCACCGTGTTCATAGTACATTCCGTGGTTATTGGGATTATGATGGCGGAGGATTAGGTGATATGGGACAGCATTACATAGACCCCGTTCAGTATTTTTTGGGTAAAGACCATACAAGCCCTGTGAAAGTGGAAGTAGATGCACCTCAGCAGCACCCCGATGCCATTGGAGTCTGGCGCTCTATAACTTATACCTACGATGATGGTTGCCAGATAGTATTGTGGGGAGGCGATTATGGAAACCCTGATACTCCTTATATATCAGGCCCTAAGGGAAATGTATACAAGAATTTCGTATGTGATATCCCTGATTGGGAGAAAAAACTGGCTGACTACCCTGAACCGGAAGCTCAGGTCACAGACTTTATAGAAAGTGTGAAAACCCGTAAAATATTTGCCCTCAACGAGCAAAACGGATTCAGGTCTGCAACTATTGTGAATATGGGACTTGTGGCATTAAGGTTAAACCGCACATTGCATTTCGATCCGGTGAAACTTGAGTTTATCAATGATGAAGCGGCAAACCGTCTGGTGGATCAGCCAATGCGCTCTCCGTGGAATATATAA
- a CDS encoding SLC13 family permease: MEAATIDWYGALIGLAIAIILILKKLNPVYSLFLGAIIGSLIGGADFLQTTTIIINGTQSIIGIVVRVLAAGVLAGVMMDSGAAETIAQTIVRKLGGSKAILALALATMIITAVGVFIPVAVLIVAPIGLSVAKTMGFSKIALLLALSGGGKAGNVISPNPNSIAVANGFGVELSDVMLYGFIPAVFGLLVTVFVATMIKNKGSEIKDSDIKIPADTSDYPPFRKAIVAPAVAILLLMINPIGSIFGIPALQSLKLDAMYVLPIAGIIGLMAMGKAKKILDYTASGMNRMTATVLILIGAGAIAGLISASDLSVRIVALINESGISGTFLAPIAGVLMAAATASTSTGVILASGSFGKAILDIGTAPIAAAVMVHTGATVIDQLPQGNYFHVTAGSMYMSIKERMKVVPYEAIIGGVMTIVSTILYGFIF, encoded by the coding sequence ATGGAAGCAGCAACCATCGACTGGTATGGAGCCTTGATCGGTCTGGCGATAGCGATCATCCTGATTTTAAAAAAGCTGAATCCTGTTTATTCTTTATTTCTGGGTGCGATAATAGGATCCCTGATCGGCGGAGCGGATTTCCTGCAAACGACTACCATTATTATTAATGGAACGCAAAGCATTATCGGTATTGTAGTCAGGGTATTGGCAGCCGGGGTGCTGGCCGGGGTCATGATGGACTCAGGTGCTGCGGAAACCATCGCGCAGACTATCGTAAGGAAACTCGGAGGCAGTAAAGCCATTCTTGCCCTTGCCTTGGCGACTATGATAATCACGGCTGTAGGAGTATTTATCCCGGTAGCAGTGCTTATTGTTGCCCCGATTGGTTTGTCAGTAGCTAAAACAATGGGGTTTTCCAAGATAGCCCTTCTTTTAGCTCTTTCGGGCGGAGGGAAGGCTGGTAATGTAATATCTCCCAACCCGAATTCTATTGCTGTTGCCAATGGCTTTGGGGTAGAGTTGAGTGATGTCATGCTCTATGGCTTTATCCCTGCGGTTTTCGGATTGCTTGTGACTGTTTTTGTGGCTACAATGATTAAGAATAAAGGATCGGAGATAAAGGACAGTGATATAAAAATACCTGCCGATACCTCGGATTATCCCCCTTTTCGCAAAGCGATTGTAGCACCGGCTGTTGCGATATTACTGTTAATGATTAATCCTATTGGTTCTATCTTTGGGATACCTGCATTGCAAAGCCTGAAACTAGATGCGATGTATGTACTCCCTATAGCCGGGATAATAGGGTTAATGGCAATGGGAAAGGCAAAGAAAATACTCGATTATACAGCAAGTGGTATGAACCGTATGACGGCAACTGTGCTTATACTGATAGGTGCGGGAGCGATAGCCGGATTGATATCCGCATCGGATCTATCTGTAAGGATTGTGGCTCTTATCAATGAATCCGGAATTTCCGGAACGTTTCTTGCCCCTATTGCAGGTGTATTGATGGCGGCAGCAACCGCTTCAACATCCACAGGGGTGATATTAGCTTCGGGTTCTTTTGGTAAAGCTATTCTTGATATAGGGACGGCACCTATTGCAGCGGCGGTGATGGTGCACACAGGGGCAACGGTGATAGATCAGCTTCCTCAGGGGAATTATTTTCATGTAACGGCAGGTTCGATGTATATGTCGATTAAGGAGCGTATGAAAGTTGTTCCGTATGAAGCCATTATAGGTGGGGTTATGACAATTGTTTCTACAATTCTGTATGGGTTTATATTTTGA
- a CDS encoding endonuclease/exonuclease/phosphatase family protein has product MTNKIRYLIICALLGLLANGMLMAQTSFRLMNFNTRMSGQMVNYSAKPFATLIKKHNPDFIILQEVDYFTVRNGGKDFTTELAAEMGMFSAFGPAIVYQQGEYGVAILSKYPIQKISNNPLTSSSADMKEKRTVLYIDVILPGSNEKVRVAATHLDHSTDNVRLDMARQLDSYVGNSFPTILAGDFNAKPGENAIVQGMSNWQRICNNFPTFPAIPTSKIDYIFAKPTGKWTVKSYEILKETGISDHCALVTDVEYNK; this is encoded by the coding sequence ATGACGAACAAAATTAGATATTTAATTATTTGTGCTTTGTTAGGATTGCTGGCCAATGGTATGCTTATGGCGCAGACATCATTCAGGCTGATGAATTTCAACACCCGCATGTCGGGGCAGATGGTTAATTATTCAGCTAAACCATTTGCAACTTTGATCAAGAAGCATAATCCGGACTTTATCATCTTGCAGGAAGTGGATTACTTTACTGTAAGAAATGGAGGGAAAGATTTTACAACAGAGTTGGCTGCGGAGATGGGGATGTTTTCCGCTTTTGGCCCGGCCATAGTTTATCAACAGGGGGAATATGGGGTTGCTATTCTGTCAAAATATCCGATACAGAAAATATCCAATAACCCGTTGACTAGCAGTTCTGCCGATATGAAAGAAAAGCGAACCGTTCTCTATATTGATGTAATATTACCCGGAAGCAACGAAAAAGTGCGGGTGGCGGCGACTCATCTCGACCATTCAACGGATAATGTGCGTTTAGATATGGCGCGCCAGTTGGACTCATATGTCGGAAATTCATTTCCTACTATATTGGCAGGGGATTTTAATGCCAAACCCGGAGAAAATGCTATTGTGCAGGGAATGTCTAACTGGCAACGGATTTGTAATAATTTCCCGACTTTCCCGGCAATTCCTACAAGTAAGATCGATTATATTTTTGCTAAACCTACAGGAAAATGGACTGTAAAATCCTATGAAATATTGAAAGAAACAGGGATTTCTGATCATTGCGCCTTGGTAACAGATGTTGAATATAATAAATAA
- a CDS encoding glycerate kinase, with translation MKNTVFVLAPDSFKGSMTAKQVCDAMERGIKKVLPYAECIKVPMADGGEGTMQSLVDATNGTIYELDVTGPLGKQVKARYGIMGNGKTAAIEMASASGIHFVDEDTKNPLITTTYGTGQLVKACLDRGVHKIILGIGGSATNDGGAGFAQALGAKFLDKEGRELPPGGAALARLDRIDISSLDPRLKDVDIEVACDVTNPLCGKTGASFVFGPQKGATAEMVTILDNALGHYAGIVFKDLKKDVKDVPGAGAAGGLGAGLLAFTNARLEKGVDIIINYTNLKEIVQKADIVFTGEGGIDFQTQYGKTPFGVARTAKAADKTVIAIAGYIGEGIEQLYSMGFDAILGIVPGAMTIGEAMRKGAENVERTVENIVRLLNSRSKI, from the coding sequence ATGAAAAATACCGTTTTTGTTCTCGCTCCCGATTCATTTAAAGGCTCGATGACTGCGAAGCAGGTTTGTGATGCCATGGAACGCGGAATAAAGAAAGTTTTACCCTATGCGGAATGTATAAAAGTACCCATGGCCGATGGGGGAGAAGGTACAATGCAGTCGCTGGTAGATGCTACAAACGGAACTATCTATGAACTGGATGTTACAGGCCCTTTGGGTAAACAAGTGAAAGCACGGTATGGAATTATGGGTAATGGCAAAACTGCTGCCATTGAGATGGCTTCTGCCAGCGGAATTCACTTTGTAGATGAGGATACGAAAAATCCACTCATTACCACGACTTATGGTACGGGGCAATTAGTCAAAGCGTGTCTCGACAGGGGTGTTCATAAAATTATTCTTGGAATAGGAGGGAGTGCTACCAATGATGGAGGAGCAGGCTTTGCTCAGGCACTCGGAGCGAAATTTCTGGATAAGGAAGGACGGGAACTTCCCCCGGGAGGGGCTGCACTAGCCAGATTGGACAGGATAGATATTTCTTCACTCGACCCGAGGTTGAAAGATGTGGATATTGAAGTTGCCTGTGATGTTACAAATCCGCTTTGCGGCAAGACCGGAGCGTCTTTTGTTTTTGGCCCGCAAAAAGGCGCAACTGCTGAAATGGTAACGATTCTGGATAATGCACTTGGACATTATGCAGGAATTGTATTCAAAGACTTGAAAAAAGATGTGAAAGATGTACCCGGTGCCGGAGCCGCAGGTGGTTTGGGAGCCGGATTATTGGCCTTTACCAATGCCCGTTTGGAAAAAGGGGTTGACATCATCATTAATTATACAAACCTGAAAGAAATCGTGCAAAAAGCGGATATAGTATTTACGGGTGAAGGTGGTATCGATTTTCAGACACAATACGGGAAAACACCTTTTGGGGTGGCACGGACTGCAAAAGCGGCAGATAAAACAGTGATAGCTATTGCCGGGTATATTGGAGAGGGAATCGAACAGTTGTACAGTATGGGGTTTGATGCTATTTTGGGGATTGTGCCCGGTGCAATGACTATCGGGGAAGCAATGAGGAAAGGTGCAGAAAATGTGGAGAGAACGGTTGAGAATATAGTAAGGTTATTAAATAGCCGCAGCAAGATATAG
- a CDS encoding glycoside hydrolase family 97 protein, producing the protein MRNNKYLILLISLVLCQVNILAQKQFTLKSPDSKIEVNISIGKTIGYSVFHQGDMMLDKSTATMTLGDGFNYGVNAKLEKSSTRTINQTIDAFIYKKNKIEDHYNELSLKFKGDYSVIFRAYNDGIAYRFVSTSKKPFVVVNEQADFNFPGDTKAFIPYVRDNQSKRAKTGYQNTTFEMQFYNSFENIYEHSFLSEWTKGRLAFSPLVVEGANGKKVCLAEADLMNYPGMYLYNMTGGNTLSGVFAPYPDEIKQGGHNMLQGEVHSVKPYIAKFDGATEFPWRAVIISSEDYELTNNDMVYKLASPAHGDYSWVKPGKVAWDWWNSWNLHGVDFKTGVNNETYKYYIDFASKSGIEYVILDEGWAVNLQADLMQVVPEINLKELIDYAGKKNVGLILWAGYWALNRDMEGICKHYSEMGIKGFKVDFMDRDDQLMVDFHHRGAQIAAKYKMLMDYHGTYKPTGLQRTYPNVINFEGVFGLEQMKWDADTDQVTYDVTMPFIRQVAGPVDYTQGAMRNATKSNYKSVYSEAMSQGTRCRQLAQYIIFESPLNMLCDNPSNYMQEKECTEYIASVPTIWDNTISLNGEIGKYISIARKKGDVWYVGSMTNWDARSLELDLSFLGEGKFKGEVFKDGVNADKAARDYKKEVIDIPVDRKLPVSMAPGGGYVIKIYPVL; encoded by the coding sequence ATGAGAAATAATAAATATTTAATTCTATTGATAAGCTTAGTTCTTTGTCAGGTGAATATCCTGGCGCAGAAGCAATTTACGCTGAAATCACCTGATAGCAAGATTGAAGTTAATATATCTATAGGTAAAACCATAGGGTATTCAGTGTTTCATCAAGGAGATATGATGCTCGACAAATCTACTGCCACCATGACTCTAGGCGACGGATTTAATTATGGCGTCAATGCTAAATTGGAAAAATCATCGACACGGACAATAAATCAAACTATCGACGCCTTTATTTATAAAAAAAATAAGATCGAAGATCATTACAATGAACTTTCCTTAAAATTCAAGGGAGACTACAGTGTCATATTCAGGGCATATAATGATGGTATTGCTTATCGTTTTGTGTCTACGTCGAAGAAACCTTTTGTAGTTGTAAACGAACAAGCCGATTTCAATTTCCCTGGCGATACCAAAGCCTTTATTCCTTATGTGAGGGATAATCAGTCGAAGAGAGCCAAAACCGGCTATCAGAACACAACTTTTGAAATGCAGTTTTATAATTCGTTTGAAAATATATATGAACATAGTTTCTTATCTGAATGGACAAAAGGGCGTTTGGCTTTTTCACCATTGGTTGTTGAAGGTGCTAACGGAAAAAAGGTATGTTTGGCAGAGGCCGATTTAATGAATTATCCGGGTATGTACCTGTATAATATGACAGGAGGTAATACTCTCTCCGGCGTATTTGCCCCTTATCCGGATGAAATTAAGCAAGGTGGCCATAATATGTTACAGGGCGAAGTGCATTCCGTAAAACCTTATATTGCAAAATTTGACGGGGCTACAGAATTTCCGTGGCGTGCAGTAATCATCTCATCGGAAGATTATGAGCTGACCAATAACGATATGGTATATAAACTTGCGAGTCCTGCCCATGGAGATTATTCGTGGGTGAAGCCGGGAAAAGTAGCGTGGGACTGGTGGAATAGCTGGAATCTGCATGGTGTGGACTTTAAGACAGGAGTAAATAACGAAACTTACAAGTATTATATTGATTTCGCTTCAAAATCCGGGATTGAATATGTTATTCTGGATGAAGGATGGGCGGTGAACCTGCAGGCTGATCTAATGCAGGTTGTTCCGGAAATAAACCTGAAAGAACTGATAGATTATGCCGGCAAGAAAAATGTAGGGCTTATTTTATGGGCAGGATATTGGGCGCTCAATCGTGATATGGAGGGTATCTGTAAGCATTATTCCGAAATGGGAATAAAAGGATTCAAGGTGGATTTTATGGATAGAGACGATCAGCTGATGGTGGACTTTCATCACAGAGGAGCTCAGATTGCAGCGAAGTACAAAATGCTGATGGACTATCATGGTACATATAAACCGACGGGATTGCAACGCACTTACCCCAATGTTATCAATTTCGAGGGTGTGTTCGGACTGGAGCAGATGAAATGGGATGCAGATACAGATCAGGTAACTTATGATGTTACAATGCCGTTTATCCGTCAGGTTGCCGGCCCGGTAGACTATACTCAGGGAGCAATGCGTAACGCGACTAAGAGTAATTACAAGTCTGTGTATAGTGAAGCCATGAGTCAGGGTACGCGCTGCCGCCAACTTGCACAATATATCATATTCGAATCCCCTCTGAATATGCTTTGCGATAACCCATCCAATTATATGCAGGAGAAAGAATGCACAGAATATATCGCCTCAGTGCCAACTATTTGGGATAACACAATTTCATTGAACGGGGAAATAGGAAAATATATAAGTATTGCCCGTAAAAAAGGAGATGTATGGTATGTCGGCTCCATGACTAACTGGGATGCACGAAGCCTTGAACTGGATTTGTCTTTTCTGGGTGAAGGCAAGTTTAAAGGTGAAGTATTTAAGGATGGGGTAAATGCCGATAAAGCTGCCCGCGATTATAAGAAAGAGGTTATTGACATTCCCGTAGATCGTAAATTGCCTGTTTCGATGGCTCCGGGTGGGGGATATGTTATAAAGATATATCCTGTACTTTGA
- a CDS encoding endonuclease/exonuclease/phosphatase family protein — protein MKKIFDFRIYILIILSFSAVNSLAQDKVQLKVLCYNLRFGELASLEEFAEFIKKENPDIVALQEVDVNTSRTRVPHQNGKNFISELAFRTGMLSLYGRTIDYAGGYYGIGILSKYPISQSQRIFLPMPEGAKERRALLTGEVELSEGKSITFACTHLDYTTSAVRRAQVDFINQQLMKIETPIILCGDFNAKPDSDEIATGMKNWMQVSAMDFTIPAKSPKSKIDYIFCYPASNVWKIVDSYTPVTQLSDHLPIITTLTLETN, from the coding sequence ATGAAGAAAATATTTGACTTTCGTATATATATACTGATAATCCTTTCTTTTTCAGCAGTGAATTCCCTGGCACAGGATAAAGTTCAGCTTAAAGTGTTGTGTTATAATCTCCGTTTTGGAGAATTGGCTTCATTAGAAGAATTTGCTGAATTTATAAAGAAAGAAAATCCTGATATCGTTGCCTTACAGGAGGTGGATGTAAATACTTCGAGAACAAGGGTGCCGCACCAGAATGGTAAGAATTTCATATCGGAACTGGCCTTTCGTACAGGAATGCTATCCCTTTACGGTAGAACAATCGATTACGCCGGCGGATATTATGGTATTGGTATACTTAGTAAATATCCTATCAGTCAGTCGCAGCGTATATTCTTACCAATGCCGGAAGGAGCAAAAGAGCGGCGGGCGCTTTTAACGGGAGAAGTAGAATTATCTGAAGGAAAATCAATCACTTTTGCCTGTACCCATCTCGATTATACAACCTCGGCAGTGAGAAGGGCACAAGTAGATTTCATTAATCAACAATTGATGAAGATTGAAACACCGATCATACTATGTGGTGATTTTAATGCCAAACCTGATTCGGATGAAATTGCCACTGGTATGAAAAACTGGATGCAGGTGAGTGCAATGGATTTTACGATTCCGGCCAAGAGCCCAAAATCTAAGATCGATTATATATTTTGTTATCCGGCATCTAATGTCTGGAAAATTGTAGACTCCTACACCCCGGTTACCCAGTTATCAGATCATTTACCGATTATCACGACGTTAACTTTAGAGACTAATTAA